The Sphingomonas alpina genome has a segment encoding these proteins:
- a CDS encoding sensor histidine kinase: MTRFRARLALALILLLAGIAALVLVSGRWALGEADRTTDGAAHLAASAQAGLLASELQKFRLLPLVLIDYPDVVAVLDGGDAAAQARLNGTLELLARRTDAQAIYVIDARGRTLAASNARLPTSFVGQNYTFRPYFRDAMRTGGSELFALGTVSGRPGLYLARRVDRGGRALGTVVVKVEFDRVEQAWARAGGISFVTDAHGVILITSRADWRFRTTHRLDAATLADARRTLQFGAKPPVAAPVALAGPSATVPLGTGTGTARYRVATEPAALTGAHLVRLEPLEPALAAATTRARLWGAAILLLVGLAAGFFIRAADTRRLQNEARAALEKEVAHRTVELRDANARLTVESHERIEADRRFRAAREELAQANRLGSLGQITAGVAHEINQPVAAIRTFAENAMRFLDRGAPDTARGNLDQIVGLTARIGTITAELRSFARRRTPATGAVPIGSVIDGALLLIGERARGVIQVELPLALRDVAVVGDRVRLEQVLINLLQNALDAVEGRAEAGIWIRVTGGDMIQVAVADTGCGVDPVVADALFTPFTSAKPEGLGLGLAIARDIAREFGGDVALAPSPAGAIFLFTVRRA, from the coding sequence GTGACTCGCTTTCGTGCCCGCCTGGCCCTTGCTCTTATATTGCTGCTCGCCGGCATCGCCGCTCTGGTGCTGGTCAGCGGCCGCTGGGCGTTGGGGGAGGCGGACCGGACCACCGATGGCGCGGCGCATCTGGCGGCGAGCGCCCAGGCCGGGCTGCTCGCCAGCGAATTGCAGAAATTCCGCCTGCTGCCACTGGTGCTGATCGACTATCCCGATGTCGTGGCGGTTCTCGATGGCGGCGATGCCGCCGCCCAGGCGCGACTGAACGGCACGCTGGAGCTACTCGCCCGGCGTACCGATGCGCAGGCGATCTATGTCATCGATGCACGAGGCCGCACGCTGGCGGCGAGCAATGCGCGCCTGCCGACCAGCTTTGTCGGGCAGAACTATACCTTCCGGCCCTATTTCCGGGATGCGATGCGCACCGGCGGGTCGGAATTGTTCGCGCTCGGCACGGTCAGCGGCCGCCCCGGCCTGTACTTGGCGCGTCGTGTCGATCGCGGCGGGCGCGCGCTCGGCACGGTAGTGGTGAAGGTCGAGTTCGACCGGGTCGAACAGGCCTGGGCGCGCGCCGGCGGTATCAGCTTCGTCACCGATGCGCATGGCGTGATCCTGATCACCAGCCGCGCCGACTGGCGTTTCCGCACCACGCACCGGCTCGATGCGGCGACGCTCGCTGATGCGCGTCGCACGCTGCAATTCGGTGCGAAACCGCCGGTCGCCGCGCCGGTGGCGCTGGCCGGGCCGTCGGCTACCGTTCCGCTGGGCACCGGCACCGGCACGGCCCGCTACCGCGTCGCGACCGAGCCCGCCGCACTGACCGGCGCACATCTCGTCCGCCTCGAACCGCTTGAGCCGGCGCTTGCCGCCGCGACCACGCGAGCGCGGCTCTGGGGCGCCGCGATCCTGTTGCTGGTCGGGCTCGCCGCCGGTTTCTTCATTCGCGCCGCCGATACGCGGCGGCTGCAGAATGAGGCGCGTGCCGCGCTGGAAAAGGAAGTCGCGCACCGCACCGTCGAATTGCGCGACGCCAATGCCCGGCTGACGGTCGAATCGCACGAACGGATCGAGGCCGACCGCCGCTTCCGCGCGGCGCGAGAGGAACTGGCCCAGGCCAACCGGCTCGGCTCGCTTGGCCAGATCACTGCCGGTGTCGCGCATGAGATCAACCAGCCGGTCGCCGCGATCCGCACTTTCGCCGAAAATGCGATGCGCTTCCTCGATCGCGGCGCGCCTGACACCGCGCGCGGCAATCTCGACCAGATCGTCGGCCTGACCGCGCGGATCGGCACGATCACTGCCGAACTCCGCTCTTTCGCGCGACGGCGCACGCCGGCGACCGGTGCAGTGCCGATCGGCTCGGTGATCGACGGTGCATTGCTGCTGATCGGCGAGCGCGCGCGCGGCGTGATCCAGGTCGAGTTGCCACTTGCCTTGCGCGACGTTGCGGTGGTCGGTGACCGGGTGCGGCTCGAACAGGTGCTGATCAACCTGCTGCAGAATGCGCTCGATGCGGTCGAGGGGAGGGCGGAAGCCGGGATCTGGATCCGCGTCACCGGCGGCGACATGATCCAGGTTGCGGTTGCGGATACGGGCTGCGGTGTCGATCCGGTGGTCGCCGACGCGCTGTTCACCCCCTTCACTTCGGCCAAGCCGGAGGGGCTGGGTCTGGGTCTTGCCATCGCCCGCGATATCGCCCGCGAATTCGGCGGCGACGTCGCGCTCGCGCCCTCGCCGGCCGGCGCCATTTTCCTGTTCACCGTGAGGCGCGCCTGA
- a CDS encoding HlyD family secretion protein, which produces MTSTLFRTEVIEARRERLTGTVIAASPPGARIYGAMLAIAFALSVAVLLFGSFATRESVKGLVAPDLGIARVYPPGAVEVRAIHVAEGQQVAAGTPLVTVAVTQGRDAGGEGVAGQIREIDRQDGELARQSALAAELGTAETGGLGQQRAGIAAEIASLQRQRTLAAGQAELAESGSARAARLLREQAGTKRQVEDARAAALSRRAEVEALDQQIITQREALRRIGTDIAQRRLGSARSGAELAAQRADLAGRRAALARLDRLDLTAPVAGEISGLNAEIGQRVSPDSSLLTLIPSGSRMEVWLYVTSRAAGRVRIGQEVRLLFDAFPYQKFGSGRGNVVAISATPTDPVLVDPGLKITDPVYRVRVRVDRVAGPRATAGLGQLRPGMTLNADLVLEQRKLWEVFFDPILRAMRR; this is translated from the coding sequence AGGCGCGCCGTGAGCGCCTGACCGGCACAGTCATCGCAGCAAGCCCGCCGGGTGCGCGCATCTATGGCGCGATGCTCGCCATCGCTTTCGCATTGTCCGTTGCGGTACTGCTGTTCGGCAGCTTCGCCACGCGCGAAAGCGTGAAAGGGCTGGTCGCGCCGGACCTTGGCATTGCCCGCGTCTATCCGCCCGGAGCGGTCGAAGTGCGCGCGATCCATGTCGCGGAGGGGCAGCAGGTGGCTGCCGGAACGCCACTGGTCACGGTTGCGGTAACGCAGGGACGCGATGCGGGCGGCGAAGGCGTGGCCGGGCAGATCCGCGAAATCGACCGTCAGGATGGCGAACTGGCGCGGCAATCGGCGCTGGCTGCCGAACTCGGCACAGCCGAGACGGGCGGGCTTGGCCAGCAACGCGCCGGTATCGCCGCCGAGATCGCTTCGCTCCAGCGCCAACGCACCCTCGCCGCCGGGCAAGCCGAGCTGGCGGAATCGGGCAGTGCCCGTGCGGCGCGATTGCTGCGCGAACAGGCGGGCACCAAAAGACAGGTGGAAGACGCGCGCGCCGCCGCCCTGTCGCGCCGCGCCGAAGTCGAAGCGCTCGACCAGCAGATCATCACCCAGCGCGAGGCGCTGCGCCGCATCGGCACCGACATCGCACAGCGTCGCCTGGGCAGCGCGCGGAGCGGAGCGGAACTTGCCGCGCAGCGCGCCGACCTGGCCGGCCGGCGCGCTGCGCTGGCGCGGCTCGACCGGCTCGACCTGACCGCGCCGGTTGCGGGCGAGATCAGCGGCCTCAATGCCGAAATCGGCCAGCGGGTCAGCCCCGACAGTTCGCTGCTCACGCTGATCCCCTCCGGCAGCCGGATGGAAGTGTGGCTTTACGTCACCAGCCGCGCCGCCGGCCGGGTGCGTATCGGGCAGGAAGTACGGTTGTTGTTCGACGCCTTTCCGTACCAGAAATTCGGCTCGGGCCGGGGCAATGTAGTGGCGATATCGGCCACGCCGACCGATCCGGTGCTGGTCGATCCGGGTCTCAAGATCACCGATCCGGTGTACCGCGTGCGTGTGCGGGTCGATCGCGTCGCGGGACCGCGCGCCACCGCCGGCCTCGGTCAGCTGCGCCCGGGCATGACGCTGAATGCCGATCTGGTGCTCGAACAGCGCAAATTGTGGGAAGTCTTCTTCGATCCGATCCTGCGGGCGATGCGGCGATGA
- a CDS encoding peptidase domain-containing ABC transporter, with protein MSGTEWPWSRRIRPILQSEVNECGLACLAMAAANAGHRVDLAGLRRRYPISSQGMTLAELMRIAGALELSPRAVRLEIEELGELQLPAILHWDLTHFVLLERVSGSKITILDPAVGRRTISLQETSRHLTGVALELTPSPDFTPIVARSALRISDLWTRITRLRGTMVQVVGLSLLLQVTVLALPFAQQIIVDEAIGQGDNSLVLLIAIGFGFVYLLNVLLQALRSWVVLTLGESISFQLAGNLVRHLIHLPVSFFERRHVGDLLSRIQSIKPIQELLTQGVVNVAIDALLALTTLIVMMLISPTLALVVLITSALYALTSLVLFPQWRARSEEEIVARAKQETHLLETMRSVRAIKLHGMETMREAGWRNLYADVVSSSYRADRTAIQLTLAENLLFNLQLLLVLAFAASMVIAGTMTIGLMFAFLSYRTSFATSASQLVHRVQDWRMIGLHLDRLADIVSEKQEQIGLAPPRANELRPPAIRVERLSFAYSPTDPPILQDVSFDVPAGSYLAIIGRSGSGKTTLLRLLLGLLTPTSGQILIDGVPLGPATIAAWRSRVGAVLQDDAMLQGTIADNIAFFDPHADMEDIISCASFARIHDEIMQMPMQYHSFIGDMGGALSAGQRQRLLLARAMYRSPDAVFLDEGTANLDEANETALAESFARLRRTRIVIAHRPALIEHAVQVIELDQGGVTILDTGAPRLQGVA; from the coding sequence ATGAGCGGCACTGAATGGCCCTGGTCGCGCCGCATCCGGCCCATCCTGCAATCCGAGGTCAACGAATGCGGCCTCGCCTGCCTGGCCATGGCGGCAGCCAATGCCGGCCACCGTGTCGACCTGGCCGGGCTGCGCCGCCGCTATCCGATCTCGTCGCAAGGCATGACGCTGGCCGAGTTGATGCGTATTGCCGGCGCGCTCGAACTGTCGCCGCGCGCGGTGCGGCTGGAGATCGAGGAGCTGGGCGAACTGCAACTGCCCGCCATCCTGCATTGGGACCTCACCCATTTCGTGCTGCTGGAACGCGTATCGGGCAGCAAGATCACCATCCTCGACCCCGCGGTCGGCCGCCGCACCATTTCGCTCCAGGAAACCTCGCGCCATCTTACCGGCGTTGCGCTGGAGCTGACGCCAAGCCCCGATTTCACACCGATCGTCGCCCGGTCGGCGCTGCGGATCAGCGACCTGTGGACGCGGATCACCCGGTTGCGCGGCACCATGGTGCAAGTGGTCGGCCTGTCCCTGTTGCTGCAGGTCACTGTGCTGGCCCTGCCCTTCGCGCAGCAGATCATCGTCGACGAGGCGATCGGCCAGGGCGACAATAGCCTGGTACTGCTGATCGCGATCGGGTTCGGGTTCGTCTATCTGCTCAATGTGCTGCTGCAGGCGCTTCGTTCCTGGGTGGTGCTGACGCTGGGGGAATCGATCTCGTTCCAGCTCGCCGGCAATCTCGTCCGCCATCTGATCCATTTGCCGGTTTCGTTCTTCGAACGGCGTCATGTCGGCGACCTCCTGTCGCGGATCCAGTCGATCAAGCCGATCCAGGAATTGCTCACCCAGGGCGTGGTCAATGTCGCGATCGACGCGCTGCTCGCGCTCACCACGCTGATCGTCATGATGCTGATCAGCCCGACACTGGCCCTGGTCGTACTGATCACCTCCGCACTCTATGCGCTGACCAGCCTGGTGCTTTTCCCGCAGTGGCGCGCGCGCTCCGAGGAGGAGATCGTCGCGCGCGCCAAGCAGGAGACGCATCTGCTCGAGACGATGCGTTCGGTGCGCGCGATCAAGCTGCACGGCATGGAGACGATGCGCGAGGCGGGCTGGCGCAACCTTTATGCCGATGTCGTCTCGTCGAGCTATCGCGCCGACCGCACCGCGATCCAGCTGACCCTGGCCGAGAATCTGCTGTTCAACCTGCAATTGCTGCTCGTCCTGGCCTTTGCCGCCAGCATGGTGATCGCCGGTACGATGACGATCGGCCTGATGTTCGCCTTCCTGTCCTATCGCACCAGCTTTGCGACCAGTGCGTCACAGCTGGTGCACCGCGTGCAGGACTGGCGCATGATCGGCCTGCACCTCGACCGGCTGGCCGACATCGTGTCCGAAAAGCAGGAACAGATCGGCCTGGCGCCGCCGCGCGCGAACGAACTCCGCCCGCCCGCGATCCGCGTCGAACGGCTAAGCTTCGCCTATTCCCCGACCGATCCGCCGATCCTCCAGGATGTGTCGTTCGATGTGCCGGCGGGCAGCTATCTCGCGATCATCGGCCGGTCGGGGTCGGGCAAGACGACCTTGCTGCGCCTGCTGCTCGGCCTGTTGACGCCGACCTCCGGGCAGATCCTGATCGACGGCGTGCCACTCGGTCCGGCGACGATCGCGGCATGGCGGTCGCGGGTCGGCGCGGTGCTGCAGGACGATGCGATGCTGCAGGGCACGATCGCCGACAATATCGCCTTTTTCGATCCGCATGCCGACATGGAGGACATTATCTCCTGCGCCTCCTTCGCGCGAATTCATGACGAGATCATGCAGATGCCGATGCAATATCACAGCTTCATCGGCGACATGGGCGGCGCGCTGTCGGCAGGCCAGCGCCAGCGCCTGTTGCTTGCCCGCGCGATGTATCGCAGCCCCGACGCGGTGTTCCTCGATGAGGGTACCGCCAATCTCGACGAAGCGAACGAAACGGCGCTGGCGGAGAGCTTTGCCCGATTGCGGCGAACCCGTATCGTCATCGCGCATCGTCCCGCATTGATCGAGCATGCGGTGCAGGTGATCGAGCTCGATCAGGGAGGCGTGACGATCCTCGATACCGGGGCTCCGCGCCTGCAGGGTGTCGCCTGA
- a CDS encoding sigma-54-dependent transcriptional regulator yields MFDSGNSVIFVEDDDQLRRATVQALELAGFAVRSFSNAPDALDAITQDFAGVVVSDIRMPKMDGLQLLGHVRTLDADIPVILVTGHGDVTMAVSALHDGAFDFLIKPFAADHLTASVTRALERRQLVIDNRRLRAAAADSDGDSPLIGDSAPMVSLRATIRQLAQADVDVLVEGETGTGKELVALMLHRLGPRRGRPFVAVDCAALPEALAETELFGHAADSVAHTRLSRTGRIAASSGGTLLLDEIDSMSPAVQAKLLRVLEEREVLPLGADRPQSVDLRVVATSKRNLAEAVADGAFRADLFYRLNVLRLRVPPLRERGGDVLALFATFVEEYRERLDAAEITLNDVLRRKLQEHDWPGNVRELRNFALETVLGLKCSDEAVLPQPGADLPTRVTLFEAKAIEDALRASSGSVARALTILGIPRKTFYDKVARHGIDLGAFRKG; encoded by the coding sequence ATGTTCGACAGCGGCAATTCAGTCATTTTTGTGGAGGATGACGATCAGCTCCGCCGTGCGACGGTGCAGGCGCTCGAGCTTGCCGGGTTCGCCGTACGGTCCTTCTCGAACGCGCCCGATGCGCTGGACGCGATCACCCAGGACTTTGCCGGCGTAGTCGTGTCCGACATCCGCATGCCGAAGATGGACGGGCTGCAACTGCTCGGCCATGTCCGCACGCTCGACGCGGACATTCCGGTGATCCTCGTTACCGGCCATGGCGATGTGACCATGGCGGTGTCGGCGCTGCACGACGGTGCATTCGATTTCCTGATCAAGCCGTTCGCCGCAGATCATCTGACCGCCAGCGTCACCCGTGCGCTCGAGCGCCGCCAGTTGGTGATCGACAATCGCCGCTTGCGCGCCGCCGCAGCGGACAGCGATGGCGACAGCCCGCTGATCGGTGACAGCGCACCGATGGTCAGCCTGCGCGCGACGATCCGCCAGCTCGCCCAGGCCGATGTCGATGTGCTGGTCGAGGGCGAGACGGGCACCGGCAAGGAGCTGGTGGCGCTGATGCTCCACCGCCTCGGGCCGCGGCGCGGCCGCCCGTTCGTCGCGGTCGATTGCGCCGCGCTGCCCGAGGCGCTCGCCGAGACCGAATTGTTCGGCCATGCCGCCGACAGCGTCGCACATACCCGCCTGTCGCGCACCGGCCGCATCGCCGCGTCGAGCGGCGGCACCCTGTTGCTCGACGAGATCGACAGCATGTCGCCCGCCGTCCAGGCCAAGCTGCTGCGCGTACTGGAGGAGCGCGAGGTGCTGCCGCTCGGCGCGGATCGCCCGCAGAGCGTCGACCTGCGCGTCGTCGCGACGAGCAAGCGCAACCTGGCCGAGGCGGTCGCGGACGGCGCCTTTCGCGCCGACCTGTTCTACCGTCTCAACGTGCTGCGGCTGCGCGTGCCCCCCTTGCGCGAGCGCGGCGGCGATGTGCTCGCGCTGTTCGCGACCTTTGTGGAGGAATATCGCGAGCGCCTCGACGCTGCCGAAATCACGCTGAACGATGTGCTGCGGCGCAAATTGCAGGAACATGACTGGCCCGGCAATGTCCGCGAACTGCGCAACTTCGCGCTCGAAACCGTGCTTGGCCTGAAGTGTAGCGACGAGGCCGTTTTACCGCAGCCCGGTGCGGACCTGCCGACTCGCGTCACCCTGTTCGAAGCGAAGGCGATCGAGGATGCGCTGCGTGCCAGTAGCGGCAGCGTCGCGCGGGCGCTGACCATATTGGGGATTCCGCGCAAGACCTTTTACGACAAGGTCGCCCGCCACGGCATCGACCTCGGGGCGTTTCGGAAAGGGTAG
- a CDS encoding LytR/AlgR family response regulator transcription factor, with amino-acid sequence MRPIRLLLCDDELLAIQRLQDLLERIEGVEVVGTAASGTAALADIAALAPDAVLLDIEMPALDGFDVVEELARSGDAAPLIIFVTAYPHFAASAFETGATDFLTKPIRLGRLQTALDRIRRSIEDRSARSRLQDLAGQLDALRRERAGEVTERRHIWVQRRGETVRVDLDRVDWVAAEGEYVRLHLGDANYLHRESLTAILELLDTQRYTRIHRSCIVNRDRIASVRRLPTGSYQLTTDTGNRLPVGRSYRRVVREMIANGRMPEC; translated from the coding sequence ATGCGCCCGATCCGCCTGCTGCTCTGCGACGACGAACTGCTGGCCATCCAGCGGCTGCAGGACCTGCTCGAGCGGATCGAGGGCGTGGAGGTGGTCGGCACCGCGGCCAGCGGCACAGCGGCACTGGCCGATATCGCGGCGCTTGCGCCCGATGCAGTGCTGCTCGACATCGAAATGCCCGCGCTTGACGGGTTCGATGTGGTCGAGGAACTCGCCCGGTCAGGCGACGCCGCACCGCTGATCATATTCGTCACCGCCTATCCGCATTTTGCCGCCTCGGCGTTCGAAACCGGCGCGACCGATTTCCTGACCAAGCCGATCCGGCTCGGCCGACTGCAGACCGCGCTCGACCGGATCCGCCGTTCGATCGAGGACCGCAGCGCGCGCAGCCGGTTGCAGGATCTTGCCGGGCAACTCGATGCGTTGCGCCGCGAGCGGGCAGGGGAGGTCACCGAACGTCGCCACATCTGGGTGCAGCGCCGCGGCGAGACGGTGCGGGTCGATCTCGACCGGGTCGACTGGGTCGCGGCGGAGGGCGAATATGTCCGCCTCCATCTCGGCGACGCCAATTACCTCCACCGTGAATCGCTGACCGCGATCCTCGAACTGCTCGATACGCAGCGCTACACGCGTATCCACCGTTCCTGCATCGTCAATCGCGACCGTATCGCGTCGGTTCGGCGGTTGCCGACCGGCAGCTACCAGCTCACCACCGATACCGGGAATCGCCTGCCGGTCGGCCGGAGCTATCGCCGCGTCGTGCGCGAGATGATCGCGAACGGAAGAATGCCCGAATGCTGA
- a CDS encoding dicarboxylate/amino acid:cation symporter, translating into MKVAPTTILPGSERRTPIYAHLYVQVLVAIAAGIVIGHFWPATGEALKPLGDFFIKLVKMIIAPVIFLTVVSGIASMRELSTVGRIAGKAFGYFLFFSTLALIVGLVVANVVQPGAGMNIDPSTLHSAAVDDYSHQAAETSFVGFLMAIVPTTMVSALTEGSILQTLFVAILFGISLLLVGKPGEPILDLVERTAIVVFKLVGILMRVAPIGAFGAIAFTIGKYGAGSLVNLGALVATFYLTSLFFVLVILGAVARLHGFSIFRLIAYLKAELLLVLGTSSSEAALPSLMEKLERAGCDKKIVGLVVPTGYSFNLDGTNIYMTLAALFIAQACNVDLTLGQELALLGVAMLSSKGAAGVTGAGFITLAATLSIVPSVPVAGMALILGVDRFMSECRSLTNFMGNAVATIVVARWENALDRDQLNAVLTNRQTADLMTDNDKTIIEQGG; encoded by the coding sequence ATGAAAGTAGCACCCACCACAATTCTGCCCGGCAGCGAACGCCGCACACCGATCTACGCGCATCTGTATGTCCAGGTGCTCGTGGCGATCGCCGCGGGGATCGTGATCGGCCATTTCTGGCCCGCGACCGGCGAAGCGCTGAAGCCGCTCGGCGATTTCTTCATCAAGCTGGTGAAGATGATCATCGCGCCGGTGATCTTCCTGACCGTGGTCAGCGGCATCGCCAGCATGCGCGAATTGTCGACCGTCGGCCGTATCGCCGGCAAGGCGTTCGGCTATTTCCTGTTCTTCTCGACCCTGGCGCTGATCGTCGGCCTGGTCGTCGCCAATGTCGTTCAGCCGGGCGCGGGGATGAACATCGATCCCTCGACGCTGCACAGCGCGGCGGTCGATGATTACAGCCACCAGGCCGCGGAAACGAGCTTTGTCGGGTTCCTGATGGCGATCGTGCCGACCACCATGGTCTCGGCACTGACCGAAGGGTCGATCCTGCAGACCCTGTTCGTCGCGATCCTGTTCGGCATTTCGCTATTGCTGGTCGGCAAGCCAGGGGAGCCGATCCTCGACCTGGTCGAACGCACCGCCATTGTGGTGTTCAAGCTGGTCGGGATCCTGATGCGTGTGGCGCCGATCGGCGCATTCGGCGCGATCGCCTTCACCATCGGCAAATATGGCGCGGGCAGTCTGGTCAACCTCGGTGCGCTGGTCGCGACCTTCTATCTGACCTCGCTGTTCTTCGTGCTGGTCATTCTCGGCGCGGTCGCACGGCTGCATGGTTTCTCGATCTTCCGCCTGATCGCCTATCTCAAGGCCGAATTGCTGCTCGTGCTCGGCACCTCCTCGTCCGAGGCCGCCTTGCCCAGCCTGATGGAGAAGCTGGAACGCGCCGGGTGCGACAAGAAGATCGTCGGGCTGGTCGTGCCGACCGGCTATTCCTTCAACCTCGACGGCACCAACATCTATATGACGCTGGCCGCCCTGTTCATCGCGCAGGCATGCAATGTCGACCTGACCCTGGGACAGGAACTGGCGCTGCTCGGCGTGGCGATGCTGTCGTCCAAGGGCGCGGCCGGCGTCACCGGCGCCGGCTTCATTACGCTCGCCGCAACGCTCTCGATCGTGCCCTCGGTGCCGGTCGCGGGCATGGCGCTGATCCTCGGCGTCGACCGCTTCATGTCGGAATGCCGGAGTCTCACCAATTTCATGGGCAATGCGGTCGCGACGATCGTCGTGGCGCGCTGGGAAAATGCGCTCGATCGCGACCAGCTCAATGCAGTGCTCACCAATCGCCAGACCGCCGATCTGATGACGGACAACGACAAAACAATAATCGAACAGGGAGGATAG
- a CDS encoding sensor histidine kinase: MTIESLVTETESARLVRRTTTWFILLFWIAQVTMLTILRHLNLGEEEKLAFLLPRLCVTLIGIGISFVIADRLRRLAGRPMRVKLGVAALLALIGCLIHGGANIAMFRLLIEGSYTDDFDTGMFLGALLQWFWAYAALCALLLAVTSSLELSERERRIAQLQRVAHTAQLRALRYQLNPHFMFNTLNSIAALIARGEAETAERMVENLADFLRAGLSLDPQEDIPLAREIELQSLYLAIEILRFPDRLKVEIDVPSDTEGALVPGLITQPLVENAVRHAVALSVAPVRLSIAARRIGNRLRITVHNSAAQGAGVSARKGTGVGLANVTDRLRAQFDDNYAISSGQDEEGGFLVMIDIPFSTAG, from the coding sequence TTGACGATCGAATCCCTGGTGACGGAAACGGAAAGCGCGCGGCTGGTGCGCCGGACCACGACCTGGTTCATCCTGCTCTTCTGGATTGCCCAGGTCACCATGCTGACCATCCTGCGCCATCTCAATCTGGGCGAGGAGGAAAAGCTTGCCTTCCTGCTGCCCCGGCTGTGCGTGACCCTGATCGGCATCGGCATTTCGTTTGTCATTGCCGACCGGCTGCGTCGGCTGGCGGGGCGGCCGATGCGGGTCAAGCTCGGGGTCGCTGCACTGCTCGCCCTGATCGGGTGCCTGATCCATGGCGGCGCCAATATCGCGATGTTCAGGCTGCTGATCGAAGGATCCTATACCGACGATTTCGATACCGGCATGTTCCTCGGTGCGTTGCTGCAATGGTTCTGGGCCTATGCCGCACTGTGTGCCTTGTTGCTGGCGGTTACCTCCAGCCTCGAGCTGAGCGAGCGCGAACGCCGCATCGCGCAGCTGCAGCGTGTCGCGCACACCGCGCAGCTGCGCGCGCTGCGCTACCAGCTCAATCCGCATTTCATGTTCAACACGCTCAATTCGATCGCCGCGCTGATCGCCCGGGGCGAAGCGGAAACGGCCGAACGGATGGTCGAAAATCTCGCCGATTTCCTTCGCGCCGGGCTGTCGCTCGATCCGCAGGAAGATATCCCGCTGGCGCGCGAGATCGAGCTGCAATCGCTGTATCTTGCGATCGAGATCCTGCGCTTTCCCGATCGGCTCAAGGTCGAGATCGACGTGCCGTCCGACACTGAAGGCGCGCTGGTTCCCGGGCTGATCACTCAACCTTTGGTCGAGAATGCCGTGCGCCACGCCGTTGCGCTGAGCGTCGCGCCGGTCAGGCTGAGCATCGCGGCGCGGCGCATCGGCAACCGGTTGCGCATCACGGTTCATAACAGCGCGGCGCAGGGCGCCGGCGTCTCGGCTCGCAAGGGTACCGGGGTCGGGCTGGCCAATGTCACCGACCGGCTGCGTGCGCAGTTCGACGATAATTATGCTATCAGCAGCGGGCAGGATGAGGAGGGCGGATTTCTGGTCATGATCGACATTCCCTTTTCGACTGCGGGATAA